A region of the Candidatus Methylomirabilis oxygeniifera genome:
CTCCAAGTACAACACATTCACGAAACAACACCACGCGATGAACTTTCTCTGTGATTCACTGCGCCTGGTGGTTGACGGAGCGGTCGATCCCGAGGAACTTGATGCCATCATGGATATCGAGTTAGACACGCATCATGAAGAGGGTGGTCAGGTTCCATCGATTCTGGCCAAGGTCGGCGACAGTCTGCCGGGTCTCGGCATCGTCGCCGCCGTCCTCGGTATCGTCATCACGATGCAGGCAATTGACGGGCCGCCGGAGGAAATCGGGCATAAGGTCGCCGTCGCGCTGGTCGGCACGTTTGTCGGCATCCTAGCGTCGTACGGCGTTGTTCAGCCGCTGTCCCAGAGCCTGGAGCACCAGGCACAATGCGAGGGGAAATACCTCGCCTGCATCAAGACCTGCTTGGTCGCATTTGCGCGTGGCGCGCCGCCGATCATTGCTGTCGAGTTCGGTCGGCGTGTCATCTTCAGCTACGATCGGCCATCGAATCAGGAAATGGAGTCGGCCTGCAAAGGGACACCCCTCAAGAGGGCGGCATGAGCGAAGAGACAGAGAAGAACGACAACAGGCCACGTAAGATCGTCAAGAAAAAGGGCGGCCACGGCGGCCATCACGGGGGCGCATGGAAGGTGGCCTATGCCGACTTCGTGACCGCGATGATGGCCCTGTTTATCGTGCTCTGGATCGTCGGCCAGAGTAAGTCGACAAAGGAGGCGATAGCCGGTTACTTCAAAGACCCATCCAACTTCTCAAAAGGCGGCTCGCCTGGCGGCCTCCAGTCCAAGGGGAGCATCGGGGTCCTGTCTAAAGGAGGCGATCCCGTCGTCGTCGCTCAGCAGGCGAGTCAAACGATGTCTCCTGAGGGATCGGAAGACACCCAAAAATCGCCCGAGGATAAGGAGCAAGATCGGATACACCTCGAGGAGGCGGCGGAACAGTTCAGACAGGTCATCCAGCGCGTCCCAACGCTGCAAGCGCTTCAAGGACAGATCCGGATCGAGATTACCAGCGAGGGGCTTCGCGTCCAACTGATCGAAGGCAATCGGGACAGTTTTTTCGATCTCGGCTCGTCCAGACTGAAGCCGGTAACCCGTCAACTGTTGGCGGCTATCGCGCATGAGGTAGCTAAGCTTCCCAACCAGGTGGTCGTCGAAGGGCATACTGATGCCCGCCCGTACAGTGGGAATACCGGACGGGACTACTCGAACTGGGAGCTTTCGACAGACCGAGCCAATAGCGCCAGACGCACGATGGAGGAGGTGGGGCTCAGGCGTAACCAGGTCTCCAGGGTGATCGGATATGCGGACCAACACCTGTTTAATCCAACAGACCCGCTCGATACGGCCAATCGCCGGATCAGTATCCTGGTGCGGTACCTGGCCGCACCGACTGAAGCTCCCGCTCCTTCGGTAGGGCTCAGAACAGACTTACCAGCCAATCCGGCCACCAAGGGAAAGAGCTAGGGGAAGAAAGGATGGGGAAACCCGGCCGTCAGTCAGCGTCGGGTGTGATGGTTTTCCCGAGGCTTCCGGAATTGTATTGAGAATCATGGGTGAGCTTGGTTCGCAGTGTCTGCCGTGAGATCCCCAGTACCTTGGCCGCCTCTGTCTTGTTCCCGCCGACTTCCTTAAGGATCCGGCCGATATAAGCCCGTTCCACCTCAGCCAGACTGTGCAGCGAACTGCCTTTGACGCTATCGACCGGTCTATCCCAGGCCTGGTCGAAGGAACAGGGCATCAGGGAAGCGGCAGGCACATCGATGATCGGGGCCTCTCGGGTGACTCCGACTTCGGTAATCTCCGACGGCAGATGAATCGGGTGGATGTACTCTTCCGTCTCCATCATCACCAGATAATCGACAACATTCCTGAGGTGCCGGACATTCCCAGGCCAATCATACCGCTCGAATCGTCGCTCGACATCCGGCGTCAACCCTCGAATCTTCTTCCCAAAAACGGCATTGCTCGACTGGAGGAAAAATTCCGCCAGCGGCAAGATGTCGGCCCGACGCTCACGCAGAGGGGGAATGGCGATCTGTATCGCGTTCAGTCGGTAGAAGAGATCCTCCCGAAACCTCCCTTTTGCGACCAACTCCTTGAGGTCGCGGTTACTTGCCGCCACGACCCGCACATCGACATGCAGATCATGCACCCCCCCAACCCGACGAAACTTCCAGTCCTCGAGGAAGCGAAGGAACTTCGCCTGAAGTCCCAGCGCCATCTCGCCGATCTCATCCAGAAAGAGCGTCCCATGGTGGCTTACCTCCGCCAGACCTCGCTTGGCGCCTTTCGCGTCTGTAAAGGCGCCGCGTTCATGCCCGAACAGCTCGCTCTCGAACAGGTTCTCGGCGATGGCGGCACAGTTGACATCGACAAAGGGATGCGCGCGCCGCTGCGATTCGTAGTGCAGGGCTTTCGCCACCAGCTCCTTTCCGGTCCCGGTCTCGCCGCTGAGTAACACGATACGGGTCGAACTGGCAGCGACTCGCTTCACCACCTGCCACAACGCGTCGGCCGCCTCGGATTTCCTGACGAATACCCCGCATCGGTACGCCCCCTCGCCGATCCCGTGCAGGCGTTCCACCTCCTGGCGGGTCCGCACCTCTTCCAGTACACGATGCAAAATCAGCCTCAGCTCATCCAGATCAAACGGCTTACAGATATAATCGTAGGCGTGGTGTTTCATCGCCTCTACGGCGCTCCGGACCTCGCCATAGGCGGTCATGATGATGATCGGTGGGCCGCCGGCCCTCCAGATCCGCTTCAAAAGCTGAATACCGTTCACGTCCGGCAGAATGAGGTCGAGCAGAATCAGATCCGGAGAAAGTCGTTGGCAAATGTCAATCGTCTCGGCGCCATCCGCAGCCGTGAGCACGGTGTGTCCTTCCCGCTGCAAGGCATCGGTCAGCGTCAGTCTCAGATTCTTCTCATCATCCGCTACAAGGATAAGGGCCATCAGGGTCGTCCTGACCGCCCATTAAGAGGCAGCCGCGCCACGATACTGCACCCCTGACCAGGCAGGATGCGGAGCAGCATGTCGCCCCCGTGGTCGACGAAGGTCTGCAGCGCCGCGACCAACCCCAATCCGGCTTCCTTGAGTCCGGACGAATCACGCAAACCGGAAAGCTGCCGCTCCCGCTCCAGACCGGTCTCACAATCGGTGTCGGTCACCTCCAAATCGATCGCCTGCTCATCGGGTCGATGACGAGTGAAGACCGTCATCACACCGCCGCCCGGCATCGCTGTGGCAGCATTGGCAATCAGACGAGAGACGGCGGTCTCCATCTGCGTGATGTCGATCAGGACCTCCGGCATTCGCGGGTCGAGATCTCGTCTCAGTTGAATCCTCTGTCGCTGAAGTTGCGGCTCAGCGCGGGCCAGCACCTGCTCCACTACCGCGTTCAGAGAGGTCGAAAGGGGCCGTCCCCGATGGGTCCGTCCAAACTCCGTCATGCGTCTCAAGAACTGCTCCAGACGATGTCCCTCTTCAATGATGATCCCCAGGCGACGCCGGACAAGAGCTGAAGAGGCGGACTCTTCATGCAGCAACTGGGCACTGTTCAGAATCCCGGCAAGCGGATTCCTTACTTCGTGAGCAAACCAACTCGAGAACTGTGAGAAGATCCCCAGGTGGCGCAGCACCGTCTTCTGCCGGTAAAGGCGCGTCCTGACCAGGAGATTCCTGACAACTTCTGCAGTCGAAGGAAGGACCAGCACATCAAATGCCCCGAGCCGAATCGCCGCAAGTGCTATGTCGAGGCGTAGCGTGAACACGGCCGGTACGATCGGCGTGTCTGGGGAGGCGGCAACCAGGCGGGAAACGCCCTTCAGCTCTATACTCTCCATCCTCTCCAGGCAAAAGATTATAAGGAGATAGGGCTTGTTCGCAAGAGTTGCCACAACGTCGGATTGGCGACCAATTCTACTGACTTCTACGCCCTGGTATTCGAAAGCAGTGGCCACCAAGTCTACCGTGGATCTCTGCTCCCCCAGTACCGCAACCCGATCCATAAGCCGGAAGCTCTACCTCATGTATCTCCTCTCTTCGTCGTACGAGAGGAGGCAGTGACGGATCTGCCCGCTGTCTGGACTCAGATATGATGCTACACGGTCTCCCAAATAATCGTAGCATATTATGACGTGTTTTCCAGGTCGTCAAGCACTAAGTGTTATTTGCTAACCGAATCAGCTATTATTTACCAGGTTCTCCGGCATCTGGCGAATATCGGCGGGAATTGAGGAGATGGGTAAGAGGAGCACTTTTCCCCCTCGTGGAGACCCTGCCGGCACGCTGGGGATTGCTGTCTTTACTTGGGCACTACCGGGAAAGATCGCGTGGGTCCGGGTGATACGGAAAAGGAGAGAGTGCGGCTAAGGCTTCGACGACATCGCTGTCGAACTGAAAGCCTGCACAACGACGAAGTTCTTCAACGGCCTGCTCAGGCGCTCGTGGCGTCCGATATGGGCGTGTGGTGGTCATGGCATCGTAGGCATCGGCTGCGGCCAGGATTCTAGACGCCAGCGGGAGCGCCGACCCGGAAAGTCCGTCAGGATAGCCATTACCGTTGATCCACTCGTGGTGATGTCGAACAATTATCGCCTCTTCCTGAAGGAAACTGAACGGCAGTAGGATCTTCCAGCTTAGTACGGGGTGTTCTTTCATTCGCTCGTATTCCTCAGGCGTAAGCCGTCCGGGTTTCCTGAGAATGGCATCAGGGATCCCGACCTTGCCGATGTCGTGGAGAGCCCCCGCGTATCGGACCAGATTTTCGACGTGGCTTCCCAGCTCCATCTGCCGACAGATCGCCACAGCAACCCTGGCCAATCGCAACGAGTGTCCCTCGGTATACGGATCCTTGGCCTCAAGCGTTGCAACCAGGGCGCGCATCCCCTCAAAGACGCTCGATTCGACCGCCGTGTAGAGGGATACATTCTCGATCGCCATGGAAGCTTGTTGGGCGAGAATATCCAGCATCTCGCGGTCCGCCGCTAAGAATGAACCGGAACTGTGCCGGCTGGCCAGCGCCATTCCGCCGACGTGCCGCCCCTTCACGATCAGCGGAACCACGGTTGACGCACTCCCTGGCGGAAGACCCGCGACAACCCACAGTTCGTCCATACTCTCTACCTCATCGCCAGGCTTCACGGTATCGCCGAAGCCCTTACTCGCGGTCACCCTCAGTCTCTCTTCAGCCTCCGACATGACTAAGAGCGCTCCCAGTTCTGCTCCGGTGCCCCGCATGGCCAGTTCCAGAATTGTTGCCATGAGTCGTCCGAGGTCGTGGGTTCCACCCAGCACCCTACCGGACTGCGCAATCAACTGAAGGGCGCGATTCTTCCTGATCAGGATCTCTTGAGGTCGATGACCGTTCGGTTTCGACGCTCTGGCCATTGGCTCCCCGGCCCCGTTCTCCGTCAGACCGCGCAGTTGCTGGACGCGCCGAACGAGATCCCGGATATCGTCCAGGTGAAACGGCTTGAGCAGACAGTCGAAGGCGCCGCGCCGGAGCGCAAAAAGCGCGACCTCCAGATCGACGTTCCCCGAGATCAGAACAACCGGAATGCCGACGGCCATGGCGCTCGATCGGTCGAGAATCTCAAGGCCGGAGGCGCCAGGCATCGTGATATCGCTCAGAATGAGGTGAAACGGCTCCGCGGCAATCTGCGTCAGGGCTGACGCTCCATCCGGGCACAGAGTCACCCGGCACTGTTCCGCCTCCAGGAGTTCTCCAAGGAGCTCCAGGATATCCGGATTGTCCTCAGCAACCAACACCCGCAACTCCTCTGCCATAGCGAATCCTCGCATGAGGTTAGGTCCGGCCGAACAACTTGCTTTTGCTCAGCACGAACTCCTCCTTCGTCAAGAGGCCCATCTGATAGAGCTTCCCCAGTCGTTCCAATTGGTTCAGCATCTGCTCGTCCTTCCGCGTCCCCTTAGCGGCGAAAGACAGGTTGGGAGGGAAAAGACTGATCTCCGCAATAGCCTCTGACGGTGTCATTCGCTGAGCATCTCGCGTGGTCGTCCGCATCGCCTGTTCCAACTCACGTCGACAGCGGCGGTTTTCTCGTACCAGCCGGATTCGTTCGCAGGCGTTCCGAACCCTGACGCAGACCTCTCCAATGTTCAGCGGCTTGAGCATCAGATCGTACGCACCGGCCTCCGTTGCCTCAGCAGCCGCGTCAGGCCACACGAATCCTGTAACCAGAATTCCGATCAGATCGGGTTGTAGGCGCGTCGCTTCGCGAATGAGGTCGAGTCCCGTCATCCCGGGCATGCGGTAGTCGGTAATGAGCAGATCGAACGGCTCATTCCGTAACAGCTCCAAGGCCGTTCGCGGATCGGCGGCAGTGGAGATGTGATGCCACGCCTCGCGCGCCAGAAGATCGGAGAGAACCGACAGGACCAGTTCATCATCATCGACGATGAGCAGCGAGTACGGCCCAGCCGTCACGTCCGGCTCTGTCATGGAACTGTGAACAGATCGCTCCATCACCGCAAAGCCCTCGCCCTGCGAAGGTCGGCAAGGCCCGTCTCACGGAGATGCGCCTTCTCCTCTGGGTCCAGCGGCGCTCGCCCGATATCCTGAGCCGCCTCCTCGAGGACCGCGTCGATGTCCGGAAGACGGATCTCCGACGGCGGAAGACTCTTTAGGCGCTCGACCACCTGTCCCAAGACTCGATCCAGGATCTGCCGTCGCTTCGCTTCGGTGGAAATGAGGACCTCGTCGCGAACGGCCGGGTAGGTATCGGCATCCTGCTCCTGACGCCTGCCGACGCCCGCACGGCTCTTCTCGTACGCCCTCACCACCTCGAGTATCCGGACCTGATCGATTCGCATGGCGGTCTCCTTCAGGAGATCCGATCGATGAATGCGTTCTCGGCCGGAGCGCAGGCCCGATAGCCTCCAAGTCCGGTCCGTCCGCGCCGGATTGAGGCCAGTTCAACCGCCGCCTGCTCGCGCCAGGCAAGCAGGGCGGCCTCATTTGCGCTATCCAACTCCGCAATCTGCCGCCGCCACGTCTGGCACCTTACTCCGTCCTGCGCAGCCAAAGACGCCAGAAGAGTCTCCCGACGAGCGAGGAGCGCGAGCAGCCCCTCCAGATCGCCGCTCCCAATGGCCTCACGCTGTTGCAGCGTCAGCTCAAGGATCTCGTCATGCTGTCGCGTCGTCTCTTCAGCGTTCACGTATCTCTCTGCCCTTTCATACATCGGGCGTGTCCTAACACCCTATGCCTCGGCCTTGAACAGTAATCCGAAGAGACCCCTCATCACGGCTCTCAGTTTCGTCATCTCTTCCGAAGGGACCTGCCGTATCACCTCGTTCGTATCGCGGTCGATCACCTTGATAATCACGCTGTGGCTCTCCCGGTCGATGACGTAGGCGAGCCCGACATTCTGGTGCGGGCTGAGGTTCTCTAAGACCTTTTTCAGATCGGGCATGGCGACCTCCAGCGTTGCGAGAGAAGACGCTCCCGATCCGGCCGCCTTGTGGCTTCCCCTCTCCGGCGGTAACGGTGCGCTGATCTCGCCTCCGGATGATCTGACCCCCATCATCGGCTCGATCGGCTTGCTCTCGTGACCTATATTTGCCATCGCCTCCCCCCTCTGTCGAGGGGCCTCCTACTCTAAAATAAATCGTTGAGCACTCAGTACGCTCAGCGCCTTTTGCAAACCCAACAGTTGTTTGCGCAGGGCCACTTCCCGCTTGTCCAGTCGCTCTTGCAGCCGGGTAATCTGCTGGTTGATATTGTTCGTCTTCGACGTGACTGAGGAGAGGCCACCATCGATCAGCGCCCCGGCGTTGACAAACCCATCCAGACGGGCGATCAGCCGTGTGGAGACGCCGCCCCCCAAAGCAAAGAGGTCGATCAGCCCACTGAGTTTCGTCGCAATCGCACTCTCGAATTTGCTGGTATCGCTGATGGACAGGGTTCCGTTCGAGGCCGCCGTGATCCCGACCTCGGCCAAGAGAGCCGGATTGCCTGTCTGTACACCGCTCACCGAGCTGCCGACGTCGGACCTAAGATTCGACACCAAAGAGACATACGTCGTCTCACTTGCCAACGCGCCCCTGATGACCGAATTCACCTCTGTGGAACTGGTCCCGGAGGTCGTCGTGCTGACCGTCACTGCGATCCGCTCCCGTAAGAAGGTCAACGCCTTGTTGTACGCGTCCAGAAACTCCTGAACACTCGCCTTTATCGCGCTCTTATCCTGGCTGACCGTGAGCGTCACATCAGAGGCCGAGAGCCCGAGCAGGTTGATCGTCACCCCCGTCAGAACGTCGCTGACGCTGTTGCTGCTCCGCGTCATATCCAGGCCATCCAGCTTGAACTTGGCGTCAAGCGTTGCATCGGCAAAGAGATAGCCGCCTGCCGTCCCCGACGAGGCGATCTCACTGTTGAGCTCAATCGCGCTGAGCAGGGTGCCGGTTGCGTCGGCCGTTCGAACCTTGTTGGCCAAGCCGGTTTGTTTGCTGGTCAGGACCAGTCGACTCGTGCCGGAGGTGTCGTTGACTACCGAGGCACTGACTTTGGCGCCGAGCGTCGCATCGTTGTTGATTGCTGTAGCAAGGTTGGTGAGGATCGTGCTATTGGTATCTCCGGCGTTCAGCGTGACATTGACCGTGACAGCCGTACCGCTCGTCGCCGGATCGGTGCCGTCATAGGTCACCTTCAGACTCTTCTCGCCGGCCCCCTCCGCCGCCGCCACATCGGTTCCTGTAGAGGTAAGCTGCTTTGACACGACCGTGCTCGACTTGGCAAGTTGCGAGACAGACAGGGCATGAACGGCAGCCAGCGCCGAAGTCGAGGCGGTTGCCGTCGCGACGGACGTATTGCTCGAGCTGACCGCCTTGACTTGAAAGGGCGACAGCGTTCCCACCTGGGCCAGGGCCTGAGCCTTGGTTCGCAGCGCGCTCAGCGCACTCTTGAGGTCGCTGAGCGTCGCAGACCGGCGTGAGAGCGTCATCTGATCGGACTGCAATCCGGCCAGCGGTCGCCGCTCAACGGTCATGACACTCGATACGAGCGCT
Encoded here:
- a CDS encoding Chemotaxis protein, with protein sequence MLALIGVVVVFGAVVGGFAIEGGPIPVLIQPVEFLIIGGASIGGLLIAVPLKVLKILISQVMGILGSGLDKQAYLEVLQVMHDLFTKAKREGFTAIDSDLASPDKSPIFSKYNTFTKQHHAMNFLCDSLRLVVDGAVDPEELDAIMDIELDTHHEEGGQVPSILAKVGDSLPGLGIVAAVLGIVITMQAIDGPPEEIGHKVAVALVGTFVGILASYGVVQPLSQSLEHQAQCEGKYLACIKTCLVAFARGAPPIIAVEFGRRVIFSYDRPSNQEMESACKGTPLKRAA
- a CDS encoding Outer membrane protein, OmpA/MotB family, with translation MSEETEKNDNRPRKIVKKKGGHGGHHGGAWKVAYADFVTAMMALFIVLWIVGQSKSTKEAIAGYFKDPSNFSKGGSPGGLQSKGSIGVLSKGGDPVVVAQQASQTMSPEGSEDTQKSPEDKEQDRIHLEEAAEQFRQVIQRVPTLQALQGQIRIEITSEGLRVQLIEGNRDSFFDLGSSRLKPVTRQLLAAIAHEVAKLPNQVVVEGHTDARPYSGNTGRDYSNWELSTDRANSARRTMEEVGLRRNQVSRVIGYADQHLFNPTDPLDTANRRISILVRYLAAPTEAPAPSVGLRTDLPANPATKGKS
- a CDS encoding putative response regulator in two-component reguatory system, sigma54 dependent transcriptional regulator (Evidence 3 : Function proposed based on presence of conserved amino acid motif, structural feature or limited homology; Product type pr : putative regulator), which encodes MALILVADDEKNLRLTLTDALQREGHTVLTAADGAETIDICQRLSPDLILLDLILPDVNGIQLLKRIWRAGGPPIIIMTAYGEVRSAVEAMKHHAYDYICKPFDLDELRLILHRVLEEVRTRQEVERLHGIGEGAYRCGVFVRKSEAADALWQVVKRVAASSTRIVLLSGETGTGKELVAKALHYESQRRAHPFVDVNCAAIAENLFESELFGHERGAFTDAKGAKRGLAEVSHHGTLFLDEIGEMALGLQAKFLRFLEDWKFRRVGGVHDLHVDVRVVAASNRDLKELVAKGRFREDLFYRLNAIQIAIPPLRERRADILPLAEFFLQSSNAVFGKKIRGLTPDVERRFERYDWPGNVRHLRNVVDYLVMMETEEYIHPIHLPSEITEVGVTREAPIIDVPAASLMPCSFDQAWDRPVDSVKGSSLHSLAEVERAYIGRILKEVGGNKTEAAKVLGISRQTLRTKLTHDSQYNSGSLGKTITPDAD
- a CDS encoding putative Histidine kinase (Evidence 3 : Function proposed based on presence of conserved amino acid motif, structural feature or limited homology; Product type pe : putative enzyme), whose protein sequence is MDRVAVLGEQRSTVDLVATAFEYQGVEVSRIGRQSDVVATLANKPYLLIIFCLERMESIELKGVSRLVAASPDTPIVPAVFTLRLDIALAAIRLGAFDVLVLPSTAEVVRNLLVRTRLYRQKTVLRHLGIFSQFSSWFAHEVRNPLAGILNSAQLLHEESASSALVRRRLGIIIEEGHRLEQFLRRMTEFGRTHRGRPLSTSLNAVVEQVLARAEPQLQRQRIQLRRDLDPRMPEVLIDITQMETAVSRLIANAATAMPGGGVMTVFTRHRPDEQAIDLEVTDTDCETGLERERQLSGLRDSSGLKEAGLGLVAALQTFVDHGGDMLLRILPGQGCSIVARLPLNGRSGRP
- a CDS encoding protein of unknown function (Evidence 5 : No homology to any previously reported sequences), which translates into the protein MATNSTDFYALVFESSGHQVYRGSLLPQYRNPIHKPEALPHVSPLFVVREEAVTDLPAVWTQI
- a CDS encoding protein of unknown function (Evidence 5 : No homology to any previously reported sequences) — translated: MGKRSTFPPRGDPAGTLGIAVFTWALPGKIAWVRVIRKRRECG
- a CDS encoding putative Response regulator receiver modulated metal dependent phosphohydrolase (Evidence 3 : Function proposed based on presence of conserved amino acid motif, structural feature or limited homology), producing MAEELRVLVAEDNPDILELLGELLEAEQCRVTLCPDGASALTQIAAEPFHLILSDITMPGASGLEILDRSSAMAVGIPVVLISGNVDLEVALFALRRGAFDCLLKPFHLDDIRDLVRRVQQLRGLTENGAGEPMARASKPNGHRPQEILIRKNRALQLIAQSGRVLGGTHDLGRLMATILELAMRGTGAELGALLVMSEAEERLRVTASKGFGDTVKPGDEVESMDELWVVAGLPPGSASTVVPLIVKGRHVGGMALASRHSSGSFLAADREMLDILAQQASMAIENVSLYTAVESSVFEGMRALVATLEAKDPYTEGHSLRLARVAVAICRQMELGSHVENLVRYAGALHDIGKVGIPDAILRKPGRLTPEEYERMKEHPVLSWKILLPFSFLQEEAIIVRHHHEWINGNGYPDGLSGSALPLASRILAAADAYDAMTTTRPYRTPRAPEQAVEELRRCAGFQFDSDVVEALAALSPFPYHPDPRDLSR
- a CDS encoding putative Response regulator receiver protein (Evidence 3 : Function proposed based on presence of conserved amino acid motif, structural feature or limited homology), which gives rise to MTEPDVTAGPYSLLIVDDDELVLSVLSDLLAREAWHHISTAADPRTALELLRNEPFDLLITDYRMPGMTGLDLIREATRLQPDLIGILVTGFVWPDAAAEATEAGAYDLMLKPLNIGEVCVRVRNACERIRLVRENRRCRRELEQAMRTTTRDAQRMTPSEAIAEISLFPPNLSFAAKGTRKDEQMLNQLERLGKLYQMGLLTKEEFVLSKSKLFGRT
- a CDS encoding protein of unknown function (Evidence 5 : No homology to any previously reported sequences), which encodes MRIDQVRILEVVRAYEKSRAGVGRRQEQDADTYPAVRDEVLISTEAKRRQILDRVLGQVVERLKSLPPSEIRLPDIDAVLEEAAQDIGRAPLDPEEKAHLRETGLADLRRARALR
- a CDS encoding protein of unknown function (Evidence 5 : No homology to any previously reported sequences); its protein translation is MNAEETTRQHDEILELTLQQREAIGSGDLEGLLALLARRETLLASLAAQDGVRCQTWRRQIAELDSANEAALLAWREQAAVELASIRRGRTGLGGYRACAPAENAFIDRIS
- a CDS encoding conserved protein of unknown function (Evidence 4 : Homologs of previously reported genes of unknown function), producing MANIGHESKPIEPMMGVRSSGGEISAPLPPERGSHKAAGSGASSLATLEVAMPDLKKVLENLSPHQNVGLAYVIDRESHSVIIKVIDRDTNEVIRQVPSEEMTKLRAVMRGLFGLLFKAEA
- a CDS encoding protein of unknown function (Evidence 5 : No homology to any previously reported sequences), translating into MAITEILSASAFQLNIEALVSSVMTVERRPLAGLQSDQMTLSRRSATLSDLKSALSALRTKAQALAQVGTLSPFQVKAVSSSNTSVATATASTSALAAVHALSVSQLAKSSTVVSKQLTSTGTDVAAAEGAGEKSLKVTYDGTDPATSGTAVTVNVTLNAGDTNSTILTNLATAINNDATLGAKVSASVVNDTSGTSRLVLTSKQTGLANKVRTADATGTLLSAIELNSEIASSGTAGGYLFADATLDAKFKLDGLDMTRSSNSVSDVLTGVTINLLGLSASDVTLTVSQDKSAIKASVQEFLDAYNKALTFLRERIAVTVSTTTSGTSSTEVNSVIRGALASETTYVSLVSNLRSDVGSSVSGVQTGNPALLAEVGITAASNGTLSISDTSKFESAIATKLSGLIDLFALGGGVSTRLIARLDGFVNAGALIDGGLSSVTSKTNNINQQITRLQERLDKREVALRKQLLGLQKALSVLSAQRFILE